One Osmerus mordax isolate fOsmMor3 chromosome 16, fOsmMor3.pri, whole genome shotgun sequence genomic window carries:
- the egfra gene encoding epidermal growth factor receptor isoform X1, producing MNRLQFTMARLFRIWITFTSLTLVLGARPEKKVCQGITNKFNLLGSKEDHYLNMVKTYSNCTVILENLEVTYMEEHHDLSFLSSIQEVSGYVLIALNTASRIPLQNLRIIRGHSLYDEKYALSVLSNYNRTLGLGTNELPLTSLTEILKGGVKFSGNQLCNVDTIQWYDIVNGDSKPKMEFPLLSNNPLCKRCDPSCFNGSCWGPGPENCQTLTKLNCAEQCSKRCKGPSPSDCCNEHCAAGCTGPRPTNCLACRDFQDNGTCKDACPRLQLYDPNLHMLVQNPDGKYNFGASCVKHCPHNYVVTDHGACVRTCNNETYEVEERGLRKCRKCDGVCPKVCNGLNVGTLDKVLSVNASNIDSFKNCTKIHGDIAIIHTSIYGDKFTNTPRLDPSKLEVFKTVKEITGYLLIQTWPENMTSLSPFENLEIIRGRTKRGAFSLAVTKINIDHLGLRSLKEISDGDVVISENPNLCYTRKRHWKRLFKSDKQTIRMESIQIGDACALQNSSCDKMCTNDGCWGPGPAMCFSCRDYSRERTCVGSCNVLEGERREYVVNQACMECDPECVALNESQTCSGPGPTNCTLCANFQDGPNCVSRCPQGMPGEDDTLVWKYADKMNVCQLCHKNCTQGCTGPGLTGCQTRTSGLSMIAAGVVGGLLAMLLAGLSVFVLLRRRHIKRKRTTRRLLQERELVEPLTPSGEAPNQALLRILKETEFKKIKVLGSGAFGTVFKGLWVPEGEDVKIPVAIKVLREGTSPKANKEILDEAYVMASVDNPHVCRLLGICLTSTVQLVTQLMPFGCLLDYVRENKDNTGSQYLLNWCVQIAKGMSYLEERHLVHRDLAARNVLVKTPQHVKITDFGLAKLLNADEKEYHADGGKVPIKWMALESILHRTYTHQSDVWSYGVTVWELMTFGSKPYDGIPASEIAGVLEKGERLPQPPICTIDVYMIMVKCWMIDADSRPRFRELIAEFTKMARDPSRYLVIQGDDRMHLPSPTDNRFYRSLISGEDMEDAVDADEYLVPQLHGFFSSPSTSRTQLLHSASLNSSIGTCHSRNGHGLFPVRDGSMVLRYIPDPTDRFLNQAFQPAPDYMNQNGVSDMLNPVYQHPGPPRGILPTISSDDTETEYLNCFKNGADGPEYLNELQPVFLAPTPNSPVVHKVQTIQPQNSMDNPDYQQDFTPTFKTHANGHIPSAENAEYLGPN from the exons ATGAATCGTTTACAATTTACAATGGCAAGACTGTTCCGAATCTGGATCACTTTCACCTCTCTTACTTTGGTTTTGGGTGCGCGGCCGGAAAAGAAAG TGTGCCAGGGCATCACCAACAAGTTTAACCTGCTGGGCTCCAAAGAGGACCACTACCTGAACATGGTGAAGACCTACAGCAACTGCACGGTGATCCTGGAGAACCTGGAGGTCACCTACATGGAGGAGCACCACGACTTGTCCTTTCTCAGc TCTATTCAGGAAGTGAGTGGTTATGTTCTGATTGCCCTCAACACTGCATCCAGGATTCCTCTGCAGAACCTGCGCATCATCCGAGGCCATTCTCTCTACGATGAAAAATATGCACTGTCTGTGCTATCCAACTATAACAGAACCCTGGGTTTGGGAACCAATGAGCTTCCTCTGACCAGCCTGACAG AAATACTAAAAGGAGGAGTGAAGTTCTCAGGTAACCAACTATGCAATGTTGACACGATACAGTGGTATGACATTGTGAACGGCGACAGCAAACCTAAAATGGAATTTCCGCTGTTGAGCAACAACCCACTCT GTAAAAGATGTGATCCAAGTTGCTTTAATGGTTCATGCTGGGGACCTGGACCAGAAAACTGCCAGACAT TGACTAAACTGAACTGTGCTGAGCAATGCTCTAAGAGATGCAAGGGCCCTTCACCCAGTGACTGCTGCAACGAGCACTGTGCTGCTGGCTGCACTGGACCCAGGCCCACCAACTGTCTG GCTTGCCGTGACTTCCAGGACAACGGTACGTGTAAGGACGCCTGCCCCCGCCTCCAGCTCTACGACCCCAACCTGCACATGTTGGTCCAAAACCCGGATGGGAAGTACAACTTTGGGGCCTCCTGTGTCAAGCACTGCCCAC ATAACTATGTGGTGACGGACCATGGCGCGTGTGTCAGGACATGCAACAATGAAACCTacgaagtggaggagagagggctcagGAAATGCAGGAAGTGTGATGGAGTGTGCCCCAAAG TTTGCAATGGACTCAATGTGGGAACACTGGACAAGGTGCTGTCAGTCAATGCCTCCAACATTGATTCCTTCAAAAACTGCACCAAAATCCATGGAGACATTGCTATTATCCACACATCCATTTACGG AGACAAGTTCACCAACACACCAAGATTGGACCCTTCCAAACTTGAAGTTTTCAAGACGGTGAAAGAAATTACTG GATACTTATTGATTCAGACCTGGCCAGAGAACATGACCTCCCTCAGCCCCTTTGAGAACCTAGAGATCATCAGAGGAAGAACCAAGCG TGGAGCATTCAGCCTGGCTGTCACCAAGATCAACATTGACCACCTGGGCCTACGCTCTCTGAAGGAGATCAGTGATGGAGATGTGGTCATCTCAGAAAACCCTAACCTGTGCTACACCAGGAAACGCCACTGGAAGCGGCTCTTTAAGTCCGACAAGCAAACCATCCGTATGGAGAGCATCCAAATTGGAGACGCCTGTG CGCTGCAGAACAGCTCGTGTGACAAGATGTGCACCAACGACGGCTGCTGGGGTCCTGGGCCGGCCATGTGCTTCTCCTGCAGAGACTACAGCCGAGAGAGGACCTGCGTGGGTTCCTGTAATGTCCTGGAGGG AGAGCGTCGGGAGTACGTGGTTAACCAAGCCTGCATGGAGTGTGACCCCGAGTGCGTAGCCCTCAATGAAAGCCAGACCTGCTCTGGACCT gGTCCAACAAATTGTACCCTGTGTGCCAACTTCCAAGACGGACCCAACTGTGTTTCCCGCTGCCCGCAAGGCATGCCAGGAGAGGACGACACTCTAGTCTGGAAATACGCAGACAAAATGAACGTGTGCCAGCTGTGCCATAAAAACTGCACCCAGGG ATGTACCGGTCCTGGTTTGACAGGCTGCCAGACAAG AACCTCGGGCCTCTCGATGATTGCGGCGGGCGTGGTGGGCGGGCTCCTAGCGATGCTCCTCGCTGGCCTGTCTGTCTTCGTCCTGCTGCGTAGGCGCCACAtcaagaggaagaggacaacGCGCCGActcctccaggagagagag CTGGTTGAACCTTTGACCCCGAGTGGAGAGGCACCCAATCAGGCTCTGCTCCGGATCCTGAAGGAGACTGAGTTCAAGAAGATCAAAGTGTTGGGATCAGGTGCCTTTGGTACCGTTTTCAAG GGCCTGTGGGTCCCAGAAGGAGAAGATGTGAAGATCCCTGTTGCCATCAAGGTTTTACGAGAAGGGACGTCACCAAAAGCCAACAAGGAGATTCTGGAT gaGGCCTATGTGATGGCCAGTGTGGACAACCCCCATGTGTGTCGTCTGCTGGGGATCTGCCTGACCTCCACGGTGCAGCTGGTCACCCAGCTGATGCCCTTCGGCTGTCTGCTGGACTACGTCAGAGAGAACAAGGACAACACTGGCTCCCAGTACCTGCTCAACTGGTGTGTGCAGATTGCCAAA GGGATGAGCTACCTGGAGGAGCGTCACCTGGTCCACAGGGACCTGGCTGCCAGGAACGTGCTGGTGAAGACCCCCCAACACGTCAAGATCACCGATTTTGGCCTGGCCAAGCTCCTCAACGCAGACGAGAAGGAGTATCACGCAGATGGAGGGAAG GTACCAATCAAATGGATGGCACTTGAGTCCATTCTGCacaggacatacacacaccagagtgATGTTTGGAGCTACG GTGTGACGGTTTGGGAGTTGATGACGTTCGGGTCCAAGCCCTATGACGGCATACCTGCCAGTGAGATTGCTGGAGTgctggagaagggggagagactgCCCCAGCCACCTATCTGCACCATAGACGTCTACATGATCATGGTCAAAT GTTGGATGATCGATGCGGACAGCAGGCCACGTTTCCGCGAGCTGATCGCCGAGTTCACCAAGATGGCGCGTGACCCGTCACGCTACCTCGTCATTCAG GGGGACGACCGGATGCACCTCCCCAGCCCCACGGACAACCGCTTCTACCGGAGTCTGATCAGCGGCGAGGACATGGAGGACGCCGTGGATGCAGACGAGTACCTGGTGCCCCAGCTTCACGGCTTCTTCAGCAGCCCCAGCACCTCCAGGACCCAGCTCCTCCACTCGGCG AGCCTGAACAGCAGTATTGGAACGTGCCACAGCAGGAACGGG CATGGGTTGTTCCCCGTCAGAGATGGAAGCATGGTTCTTCGCTATATTCCTGATCCCACAGACAGATTTTTAAACCAGGCCTTCCAACCAGCCCCAG ACTACATGAACCAAAATGGGGTTTCAGATATGCTGAACCCAGTGTATCAGCACCCTGGCCCCCCCCGAGGCATCCTCCCCACCATCTCCTCAGACGACACAGAGACAGAATACCTGAACTGCTTTAAGAATGGAGCGGATGGGCCAGAGTACCTGAACGAGCTCCAGCCTGTGTTCCTGGCCCCCACCCCTAACAGCCCTGTAGTCCACAAAGTTCAGACAATCCAGCCTCAGAACAGCATGGACAACCCAGACTACCAGCAGGACTTTACCCCCACCTTCAAGACCCACGCCAACGGTCACATCCCATCTGCAGAGAACGCCGAGTACTTGGGCCCAAACTGA
- the egfra gene encoding epidermal growth factor receptor isoform X2 yields the protein MEFPLLSNNPLCKRCDPSCFNGSCWGPGPENCQTLTKLNCAEQCSKRCKGPSPSDCCNEHCAAGCTGPRPTNCLACRDFQDNGTCKDACPRLQLYDPNLHMLVQNPDGKYNFGASCVKHCPHNYVVTDHGACVRTCNNETYEVEERGLRKCRKCDGVCPKVCNGLNVGTLDKVLSVNASNIDSFKNCTKIHGDIAIIHTSIYGDKFTNTPRLDPSKLEVFKTVKEITGYLLIQTWPENMTSLSPFENLEIIRGRTKRGAFSLAVTKINIDHLGLRSLKEISDGDVVISENPNLCYTRKRHWKRLFKSDKQTIRMESIQIGDACALQNSSCDKMCTNDGCWGPGPAMCFSCRDYSRERTCVGSCNVLEGERREYVVNQACMECDPECVALNESQTCSGPGPTNCTLCANFQDGPNCVSRCPQGMPGEDDTLVWKYADKMNVCQLCHKNCTQGCTGPGLTGCQTRTSGLSMIAAGVVGGLLAMLLAGLSVFVLLRRRHIKRKRTTRRLLQERELVEPLTPSGEAPNQALLRILKETEFKKIKVLGSGAFGTVFKGLWVPEGEDVKIPVAIKVLREGTSPKANKEILDEAYVMASVDNPHVCRLLGICLTSTVQLVTQLMPFGCLLDYVRENKDNTGSQYLLNWCVQIAKGMSYLEERHLVHRDLAARNVLVKTPQHVKITDFGLAKLLNADEKEYHADGGKVPIKWMALESILHRTYTHQSDVWSYGVTVWELMTFGSKPYDGIPASEIAGVLEKGERLPQPPICTIDVYMIMVKCWMIDADSRPRFRELIAEFTKMARDPSRYLVIQGDDRMHLPSPTDNRFYRSLISGEDMEDAVDADEYLVPQLHGFFSSPSTSRTQLLHSASLNSSIGTCHSRNGHGLFPVRDGSMVLRYIPDPTDRFLNQAFQPAPDYMNQNGVSDMLNPVYQHPGPPRGILPTISSDDTETEYLNCFKNGADGPEYLNELQPVFLAPTPNSPVVHKVQTIQPQNSMDNPDYQQDFTPTFKTHANGHIPSAENAEYLGPN from the exons ATGGAATTTCCGCTGTTGAGCAACAACCCACTCT GTAAAAGATGTGATCCAAGTTGCTTTAATGGTTCATGCTGGGGACCTGGACCAGAAAACTGCCAGACAT TGACTAAACTGAACTGTGCTGAGCAATGCTCTAAGAGATGCAAGGGCCCTTCACCCAGTGACTGCTGCAACGAGCACTGTGCTGCTGGCTGCACTGGACCCAGGCCCACCAACTGTCTG GCTTGCCGTGACTTCCAGGACAACGGTACGTGTAAGGACGCCTGCCCCCGCCTCCAGCTCTACGACCCCAACCTGCACATGTTGGTCCAAAACCCGGATGGGAAGTACAACTTTGGGGCCTCCTGTGTCAAGCACTGCCCAC ATAACTATGTGGTGACGGACCATGGCGCGTGTGTCAGGACATGCAACAATGAAACCTacgaagtggaggagagagggctcagGAAATGCAGGAAGTGTGATGGAGTGTGCCCCAAAG TTTGCAATGGACTCAATGTGGGAACACTGGACAAGGTGCTGTCAGTCAATGCCTCCAACATTGATTCCTTCAAAAACTGCACCAAAATCCATGGAGACATTGCTATTATCCACACATCCATTTACGG AGACAAGTTCACCAACACACCAAGATTGGACCCTTCCAAACTTGAAGTTTTCAAGACGGTGAAAGAAATTACTG GATACTTATTGATTCAGACCTGGCCAGAGAACATGACCTCCCTCAGCCCCTTTGAGAACCTAGAGATCATCAGAGGAAGAACCAAGCG TGGAGCATTCAGCCTGGCTGTCACCAAGATCAACATTGACCACCTGGGCCTACGCTCTCTGAAGGAGATCAGTGATGGAGATGTGGTCATCTCAGAAAACCCTAACCTGTGCTACACCAGGAAACGCCACTGGAAGCGGCTCTTTAAGTCCGACAAGCAAACCATCCGTATGGAGAGCATCCAAATTGGAGACGCCTGTG CGCTGCAGAACAGCTCGTGTGACAAGATGTGCACCAACGACGGCTGCTGGGGTCCTGGGCCGGCCATGTGCTTCTCCTGCAGAGACTACAGCCGAGAGAGGACCTGCGTGGGTTCCTGTAATGTCCTGGAGGG AGAGCGTCGGGAGTACGTGGTTAACCAAGCCTGCATGGAGTGTGACCCCGAGTGCGTAGCCCTCAATGAAAGCCAGACCTGCTCTGGACCT gGTCCAACAAATTGTACCCTGTGTGCCAACTTCCAAGACGGACCCAACTGTGTTTCCCGCTGCCCGCAAGGCATGCCAGGAGAGGACGACACTCTAGTCTGGAAATACGCAGACAAAATGAACGTGTGCCAGCTGTGCCATAAAAACTGCACCCAGGG ATGTACCGGTCCTGGTTTGACAGGCTGCCAGACAAG AACCTCGGGCCTCTCGATGATTGCGGCGGGCGTGGTGGGCGGGCTCCTAGCGATGCTCCTCGCTGGCCTGTCTGTCTTCGTCCTGCTGCGTAGGCGCCACAtcaagaggaagaggacaacGCGCCGActcctccaggagagagag CTGGTTGAACCTTTGACCCCGAGTGGAGAGGCACCCAATCAGGCTCTGCTCCGGATCCTGAAGGAGACTGAGTTCAAGAAGATCAAAGTGTTGGGATCAGGTGCCTTTGGTACCGTTTTCAAG GGCCTGTGGGTCCCAGAAGGAGAAGATGTGAAGATCCCTGTTGCCATCAAGGTTTTACGAGAAGGGACGTCACCAAAAGCCAACAAGGAGATTCTGGAT gaGGCCTATGTGATGGCCAGTGTGGACAACCCCCATGTGTGTCGTCTGCTGGGGATCTGCCTGACCTCCACGGTGCAGCTGGTCACCCAGCTGATGCCCTTCGGCTGTCTGCTGGACTACGTCAGAGAGAACAAGGACAACACTGGCTCCCAGTACCTGCTCAACTGGTGTGTGCAGATTGCCAAA GGGATGAGCTACCTGGAGGAGCGTCACCTGGTCCACAGGGACCTGGCTGCCAGGAACGTGCTGGTGAAGACCCCCCAACACGTCAAGATCACCGATTTTGGCCTGGCCAAGCTCCTCAACGCAGACGAGAAGGAGTATCACGCAGATGGAGGGAAG GTACCAATCAAATGGATGGCACTTGAGTCCATTCTGCacaggacatacacacaccagagtgATGTTTGGAGCTACG GTGTGACGGTTTGGGAGTTGATGACGTTCGGGTCCAAGCCCTATGACGGCATACCTGCCAGTGAGATTGCTGGAGTgctggagaagggggagagactgCCCCAGCCACCTATCTGCACCATAGACGTCTACATGATCATGGTCAAAT GTTGGATGATCGATGCGGACAGCAGGCCACGTTTCCGCGAGCTGATCGCCGAGTTCACCAAGATGGCGCGTGACCCGTCACGCTACCTCGTCATTCAG GGGGACGACCGGATGCACCTCCCCAGCCCCACGGACAACCGCTTCTACCGGAGTCTGATCAGCGGCGAGGACATGGAGGACGCCGTGGATGCAGACGAGTACCTGGTGCCCCAGCTTCACGGCTTCTTCAGCAGCCCCAGCACCTCCAGGACCCAGCTCCTCCACTCGGCG AGCCTGAACAGCAGTATTGGAACGTGCCACAGCAGGAACGGG CATGGGTTGTTCCCCGTCAGAGATGGAAGCATGGTTCTTCGCTATATTCCTGATCCCACAGACAGATTTTTAAACCAGGCCTTCCAACCAGCCCCAG ACTACATGAACCAAAATGGGGTTTCAGATATGCTGAACCCAGTGTATCAGCACCCTGGCCCCCCCCGAGGCATCCTCCCCACCATCTCCTCAGACGACACAGAGACAGAATACCTGAACTGCTTTAAGAATGGAGCGGATGGGCCAGAGTACCTGAACGAGCTCCAGCCTGTGTTCCTGGCCCCCACCCCTAACAGCCCTGTAGTCCACAAAGTTCAGACAATCCAGCCTCAGAACAGCATGGACAACCCAGACTACCAGCAGGACTTTACCCCCACCTTCAAGACCCACGCCAACGGTCACATCCCATCTGCAGAGAACGCCGAGTACTTGGGCCCAAACTGA